One genomic region from Rattus norvegicus strain BN/NHsdMcwi chromosome 10, GRCr8, whole genome shotgun sequence encodes:
- the Or2t44b gene encoding olfactory receptor Olr1452 translates to MDKGNPTAGFILLGLFDHTRAHLFLFVLVLTVAFNSVVGNALLLLLIHQDHRLHTPMYFLLSQLSLMDMMLVSTIVPQMAAGYLTGKNSISAAGCGFQIFFLTLGGGECFLLAAMSYDRYVAICHPLRYPVLMSWQLCLRLTLGSWLLGAADGAMQAAATMSFQFCSRHEIDHFFCEAPVLLRMACGNTSAFEFVMYICCVLMLLISFSLILVSYGLILTAVLRMRSTEARKKTFATCCSHLTVVGLFYGAAAFSYMRPASARSANHDKVVSAFCSIVTPMLNPLIYSLRNSEVKGSLRKCLARCSALRSKDTLVGLDLAGATKEKGIQ, encoded by the coding sequence ATGGACAAGGGGAATCCCACAGCAGGCTTCATTCTCTTAGGACTCTTTGACCACACAAGAGCCCACCTGTTCCTCTTTGTGCTGGTTCTGACTGTGGCCTTTAACTCTGTGGTAGGCAATGCCCTCCTACTTCTCCTGATTCACCAGGACCACCGGcttcacacacccatgtactttcTCCTGAGCCAACTCTCCCTCATGGACATGATGCTGGTCTCCACCATAGTGCCCCAAATGGCAGCTGGTTATTTAACGGGCAAGAATTCCATCTCTGCCGCTGGCTGTGGCTTCCAGATCTTCTTCCTCACTCTGGGAGGTGGAGAGTGCTTCCTCTTAGCAGCCAtgtcctatgaccgctatgtggctatATGCCACCCATTGCGCTATCCAGTTCTCATGAGCTGGCAGTTATGTCTGAGACTAACCTTGGGGTCTTGGCTCCTGGGAGCAGCTGATGGAGCCATGCAGGCTGCCGCCACGATGAGCTTCCAGTTTTGCAGCCGGCATGAAATAGATCACTTCTTCTGTGAGGCCCCTGTGTTATTGCGCATGGCTTGTGGAAACACATCAGCATTTGAGTTTGTCATGTACATTTGCTGTGTGTTGATGCTTCTGatctccttctccctcatcctgGTGTCCTATGGTCTCATCTTGACCGCCGTCCTCCGAATGCGGTCCACAGAAGCCCGCAAGAAGACCTTTGCCACCTGCTGCTCGCATTTGACAGTGGTTGGCCTCTTTTATGGAGCCGCTGCATTCAGCTACATGAGGCCCGCATCCGCCAGGTCTGCGAACCATGATAAAGTGGTGTCAGCATTCTGTTCTATCGTTACGCCCATGCTGAACCCCCTCATCTACAGTCTTCGGAACAGCGAGGTCAAGGGCAGCCTGAGGAAGTGCCTGGCCCGTTGTTCTGCCCTAAGGAGTAAGGATACCTTGGTTGGATTGGACCTTGCTGGTGCTACAAAGGAGAAAGGTATACAGTAG
- the Olr1454 gene encoding olfactory receptor Olr1454: MDKGNATTGFILLGLFDHTRAHLFLFVLVLTVAFNSVVGNALLLLLIHQDRRLHTPMYFLLSQLSLMDMMLVSTIVPQMAAGYLTGKNSISAAGCGFQIFFFLTLGGGECFLLAAMSYDRYVAVCHPLRYPVLISWQLCLRLTLGSWLLGAADGAMQAAATMSFQFCSRHEIDHFFCEAPVLLHLACGNTSAFEFVMYICCVLMLLIPFSLILASYGLILTAVLRMRSTEARKKTFATCCSHLTVVGLFYGAAAFSYMRPASARSANHDKVVSAFYTIVTPMLNPLIYSLRNSEVKGSLRKCLARCSALRSKDTLVGLDLAGATKEKGIQ; this comes from the coding sequence ATGGACAAGGGTAATGCCACAACAGGCTTCATTCTCTTAGGACTCTTTGACCACACGAGAGCCCACCTGTTCCTCTTTGTGCTGGTTCTGACTGTGGCCTTTAACTCTGTGGTAGGCAAtgccctcctgcttctcctgattCACCAGGACCGCCGGcttcacacacccatgtactttcTCCTGAGCCAACTCTCCCTCATGGACATGATGCTGGTCTCCACCATAGTGCCCCAAATGGCAGCTGGTTATTTAACGGGCAAGAATTCCATCTCTGCCGCTGGCTGTGGCTTCCAgatcttcttcttcctcactctggGAGGTGGAGAGTGCTTCCTCTTAGCAGCCAtgtcctatgaccgctatgtggccgtATGCCACCCATTGCGCTATCCGGTTCTCATTAGCTGGCAGTTATGTCTGAGACTAACCTTGGGGTCTTGGCTCCTGGGAGCAGCTGATGGAGCCATGCAGGCTGCCGCCACAATGAGCTTCCAGTTTTGCAGCCGGCATGAAATAGATCACTTCTTCTGTGAGGCCCCTGTGTTATTGCACCTGGCTTGTGGAAACACATCAGCATTTGAGTTTGTCATGTACATTTGCTGTGTGTTGATGCTTCTgatccccttctccctcatcctggCGTCCTATGGTCTCATCTTGACCGCCGTCCTCCGAATGCGGTCCACAGAAGCCCGCAAGAAGACCTTCGCCACCTGCTGCTCGCATTTGACAGTGGTTGGCCTCTTTTATGGAGCCGCTGCATTCAGCTACATGAGGCCCGCATCCGCCAGGTCTGCGAACCATGATAAAGTGGTGTCAGCATTCTATACTATCGTCACCCCCATGCTGAACCCCCTCATCTACAGTCTTCGGAACAGCGAGGTCAAGGGCAGCCTGAGGAAGTGCCTGGCCCGTTGTTCTGCCCTAAGGAGTAAGGATACCTTGGTTGGATTGGACCTTGCTGGTGCTACAAAGGAGAAAGGTATACAGTAG
- the Or2t45b gene encoding olfactory receptor Olr1453, whose translation MKTPSNSTEVDFILLGLFSHTYAHLFLLSSVLVIFTTSLMGNTLMILLICREPRLHTPMYFLLSQLSFMDMMLVSTIVPKMAANYLMNTRSISPAGCGSQIFLFLTLAGGECFLLAAMSYDRYVAICYPLRYHVLMSPKLCAYLTVGSWLLGAADGLMQAGTILSFPFCQSRTINHFFCEAPSLVRLACADTRVFEFFMYICCILMLLIPLSLVLASYSLILVAVLRMRSSAARKKAFATCSSHLAVVGLFYGAIIFIYMRPKSHQPGKSDKVVSAFYTIFTPVLNPLIYSVRNKEVKGALRKWLKTV comes from the coding sequence ATGAAGACTCCCAGTAACAGCACGGAGGTGGACTTCATTCTTCTCGGGCTCTTCAGCCACACCTATGCCCACTTGTTCCTGCTTTCTTCTGTGTTAGTAATCTTCACTACCTCCCTGATGGGCAACACCCTCATGATCCTTCTCATCTGCAGGGAACCCAGGCTGCACACGCCCATGTACTTCCTTCTCAGCCAGCTCTCCTTCATGGACATGATGCTAGTCTCCACCATCGTCCCCAAAATGGCAGCCAACTATTTGATGAACACGAGATCCATCTCCCCTGCGGGCTGTGGCTCccagatcttcctcttcctcaccttGGCAGGGGGGGAGTGCTTCCTCCTGGCAGCCATGTCCTATGACCGCTACGTAGCCATATGTTATCCCCTGCGCTACCATGTCCTCATGAGCCCCAAGCTGTGTGCTTACCTGACGGTGGGGTCCTGGCTCCTGGGAGCTGCCGATGGGCTGATGCAGGCGGGCACCATCCTGAGTTTCCCCTTCTGCCAATCTCGGACAATCAACCACTTCTTCTGTGAGGCTCCTTCTCTGGTGCGCCTTGCCTGCGCAGACACCAGAGTCTTTGAGTTCTTCATGTACATCTGCTGCATCCTGATGCTCCTGATCCCGCTGTCCCTCGTCCTGGCTTCCTACTCGCTCATCCTGGTGGCAGTGCTCCGCATGCGATCTTCTGCAGCCCGGAAGAAAGCCTTCGCCACCTGCTCTTCACACCTGGCTGTGGTGGGATTGTTCTACGGGGCCATCATCTTCATCTACATGAGACCCAAGTCCCATCAGCCAGGCAAGAGCGACAAAGTGGTGTCTGCCTTCTACACCATCTTCACACCGGTGCTGAACCCTCTCATATACAGTGTGAGAAACAAGGAGGTCAAGGGGGCCTTGAGAAAGTGGCTGAAGACAGTGTGA